One Fusarium poae strain DAOMC 252244 chromosome 4, whole genome shotgun sequence DNA window includes the following coding sequences:
- a CDS encoding hypothetical protein (SECRETED:SignalP(1-17)), whose protein sequence is MRFTPGLLLALASSVTAQRFTNSSIPATGSATESATGTTTELAPTSSAGPPQPVDLGNAVLGPGASFATFPDGSVAISLRAGPNGVASFAVGGAFPFGIDIGDLIQILFDILVELLSDSRKRADGGCTLDVTVDGVSVFTEGLETTGGVVSRSSSGTPAGESAPQLEFIQSCGANPSALTVGNVKVAADDGTGGGGGNGGGNGGNTDTETGTAIVTETTLTNSEGEPTATVTDTIIPTDTEINTNSEGATTNSEGETIVPTGTETATETNTNSEGATTNSEGETITATGTETAPTSTGTSAAGFPASIDNFVLFGCVGSDNGFPTFELAQSSSSMDLDQCATLCVGRSYFGVYDTDCYCGDEVDDGTERVNLDSCDIECPGDDSEFCGGDAPLARRSRFSRRQSAIPNTILLTVYVNLGGADVTLTNVLTATVTDQSTITTTFTTTIEGASTTQTQTVTAIYECYNGQCYPDTGKGGRIVYIFKPYPGEDCDGQYVYISEACSCKGGSQYVPKYCSNGDCHGLTVYKPEQCDDWYNYDVCYTPADCESCEHGQVIYKPWENTYGTPDHPKVPELPVCSSSHCPDTEHGSKPAPPCYGDNCEESGSKPAPPCTGDHCEESGSKPAPPSAGSDSGSKPAPPSGGSDSGSKPAPPSGGSDSGSKPAPPSGGSDSGSKPAPPSGGESDSGSKGSSGGESSGEAPCSGDHCEPTIVSSAGKQAVGGLALLAAVAAALL, encoded by the coding sequence ATGCGCTTCACTCCCGGTTTactcttggccttggcctcgAGTGTCACTGCTCAGCGGTTCACCAACAGCAGCATCCCTGCTACTGGATCTGCTACTGAGTCTGCCACTGGAACCACCACTGAGCTCGCTCCCACTAGCTCTGCTGGTCCTCCTCAGCCTGTCGACCTCGGCAACGCTGTGCTTGGTCCTGGTGCTTCCTTTGCTACCTTCCCTGATGGCTCTGTCGCTATTTCTCTCCGCGCCGGGCCCAACGGTGTCGCTTCCTTCGCCGTTGGAGGTGCTTTCCCTTTCGGTATCGACATCGGAGATCTCATCCAGATCTTGTTCGATATCCTTGTTGAGCTCCTCAGCGACAGCCGCAAGCGTGCCGACGGTGGCTGCACCCTCGATGTCACTGTCGACGGTGTGAGCGTCTTCACCGAGGGTCTCGAGACCACCGGCGGCGTTGTTAGCCGTTCCTCTTCTGGTACTCCTGCTGGTGAATCCGCTCCTCAGCTTGAGTTCATTCAGTCTTGCGGTGCCAACCCTTCTGCTCTCACTGTCGGCAATGTCAAGGTTGCTGCTGATGATGGCACtggcggcggtggtggtaACGGCGGCGGTAACGGTGGCAACACCGACACTGAGACCGGCACCGCTATCGTCACTGAGACTACTCTTACCAACAGCGAGGGTGAGCCTACTGCTACTGTCACCGACACCATCATCCCTACCGACACTGAGATCAACACCAACTCCGAGGGTGCTACCACCAACTCCGAGGGCGAGACCATTGTTCCTACTGGTACCGAGACTGCCACCGAGACCAACACCAACTCTGAGGGCGCTACCACCAACTCTGAGGGCGAGACCATCACTGCCACTGGCACTGAGACTGCTCCCACCTCCACTGGTACCTCTGCTGCTGGCTTCCCTGCTTCCATCGACAACTTTGTCCTCTTCGGCTGTGTCGGTTCCGACAACGGTTTCCCTACCTTTGAGCTTGCTCAATCTTCCAGCTCCATGGACCTCGACCAATGTGCCACTCTCTGTGTCGGCCGCAGCTACTTTGGTGTTTACGACACTGACTGCTACTGTGGTGACGAGGTCGACGATGGCACCGAGCGCGTCAACCTCGACTCTTGCGACATTGAGTGCCCTGGCGATGACTCCGAGTTCTGTGGTGGTGATGCTCCTCTTGCTCGCCGCAGCCGCTTCAGCCGCCGCCAGTCTGCCATTCCCAACACCATCCTCCTCACTGTCTACGTCAACCTCGGCGGCGCTGATGTTACTCTCACCAACGTCCTCACTGCTACCGTGACCGACCAgtccaccatcaccaccaccttcaccaccaccatcgaGGGCGCTTCCACCACCCAGACCCAGACCGTCACCGCCATCTACGAGTGCTACAACGGACAGTGCTACCCCGACACCGGCAAGGGCGGACGCATCGTCTACATCTTCAAGCCTTACCCCGGTGAGGACTGCGATGGCCAGTACGTCTACATCTCCGAGGCCTGCTCCTGCAAGGGTGGTTCTCAGTACGTTCCCAAGTACTGCTCCAACGGTGACTGCCACGGCCTCACTGTCTACAAGCCTGAGCAGTGCGATGACTGGTACAACTACGACGTCTGCTACACTCCTGCCGACTGTGAGTCTTGCGAGCATGGCCAGGTCATCTACAAGCCTTGGGAGAACACCTACGGTACCCCCGACCACCCCAAGGTTCCTGAGCTTCCCGtctgctcttcttctcactGCCCCGACACCGAGCACGGTTCCAAGCCCGCTCCTCCTTGCTACGGCGACAACTGTGAGGAGTCTGGCTCCAAGCCTGCTCCTCCTTGCACTGGTGACCACTGTGAAGAGTCCGGCTCCAAgcctgctcctccttctgCTGGCTCTGACTCTGGTTCCAAGCCCGCTCCTCCCTCTGGTGGTTCTGACTCTGGTTCCAAGCCCGCTCCTCCCTCTGGTGGTTCTGACTCTGGCTCCAAGCCCGCTCCTCCCTCCGGTGGTTCTGACTCTGGATCCAAGCCTGCTCCTCCTTCCGGTGGCGAGTCTGACTCTGGCTCCAAGGGCTCTTCCGGTGGTGAGTCTTCTGGTGAGGCTCCTTGCTCTGGCGACCACTGCGAGCCCACCATTGTCAGCTCCGCTGGCAAGCAGGCTGTCGGCGGTCTTGCTCTCCTTGCTGCCGTCGCTGCTGCTCTTCTCTAA